Proteins from a genomic interval of Zingiber officinale cultivar Zhangliang chromosome 1B, Zo_v1.1, whole genome shotgun sequence:
- the LOC122041321 gene encoding amino acid permease 6-like: MAVERNGERMPTAINGSLEIDVGDHSRDEFLDDDGRAKRTGTMVTASAHIITAVIGSGVLSLAWATAQLGWIAGPVVLFIFALVTWYCSIMLADCYRSPQGKRSYSYKDAVEAILGSVYCKFCGWAQYVNLVGVSIGYTITTAISMGAIKKSHCFHKNGQNATCEVSTTMNMIIFAVIQILLSQLPNFHKISWLSIVASIMSVAYSSIGLGLSVSKIAEGPQATTTLTGVVVGVDVTATEKLWRTFQSLGNIAFAYSYSNVLIEIQDTLRSSPPENQVMKKASSIGVSTTTMFYMACGLLGYAAFGNSAPGNFLTGFYEPFWLIDIANICIVIHLVGAYQVFAQPFYHFIETWSRNRWPDSRFLTSEHVVKVPLLGDFPLSIFRLTWRTLYVIVTAVVAMIFPFFNDFLGLIGAISFWPLTVFLPVEMYIVRAKIPRFSSTWNWLKILSTICLLVSLMAACGSVRGLIQSVQHYQPFKSS; the protein is encoded by the exons ATGGCCGTGGAAAGAAACGGGGAGCGCATGCCCACAGCCATAAACGGCTCCTTAGAGATCGACGTCGGTGATCATTCACGCGACGAGTTTCTCGACGACGATGGCCGTGCAAAGCGTACTG ggACAATGGTCACTGCAAGTGCTCACATCATCACGGCGGTGATTGGGTCAGGAGTGCTGTCGCTGGCCTGGGCCACGGCTCAGTTGGGTTGGATCGCCGGACCAGTTGTTCTCTTCATCTTCGCTCTCGTCACCTGGTACTGCTCCATCATGCTTGCAGATTGCTACAGGAGTCCTCAAGGGAAGAGAAGCTACAGCTACAAAGATGCTGTCGAGGCCATTCtag GGAGCGTTTACTGTAAGTTCTGCGGATGGGCACAGTACGTAAATCTGGTTGGAGTTTCCATCGGCTACACCATCACAACCGCTATTAGCATGGG GGCGATCAAGAAGTCCCACTGCTTTCACAAGAACGGCCAAAATGCGACGTGCGAAGTGTCGACGACGATGAATATGATCATCTTTGCGGTCATCCAAATACTGCTCTCCCAGTTGCCTAATTTCCACAAGATCTCGTGGCTCTCCATTGTGGCATCGATCATGTCCGTGGCTTACTCCAGCATCGGCCTCGGCCTCTCTGTGTCCAAAATAGCAG AGGGACCTCAGGCGACGACCACTCTCACAGGAGTCGTAGTGGGGGTGGATGTCACAGCGACTGAAAAACTTTGGAGAACATTTCAGTCTCTCGGAAACATAGCCTTTGCTTACTCTTATTCCAACGTTCTCATTGAGATCCAG GACACTCTGCGATCAAGCCCTCCGGAGAACCAGGTGATGAAGAAGGCCTCCTCCATAGGAGTTTCCACCACCACGATGTTTTACATGGCGTGTGGACTTCTGGGCTATGCAGCTTTTGGAAACAGTGCGCCAGGCAACTTCTTAACTGGGTTCTACGAACCATTTTGGCTCATCGATATTGCCAACATTTGCATTGTCATTCATCTCGTCGGTGCTTATCAG GTATTTGCTCAACCATTTTACCATTTCATCGAAACTTGGAGCAGAAACCGTTGGCCGGATAGCCGCTTCCTAACATCAGAGCATGTTGTCAAAGTTCCATTGCTGGGTGATTTTCCCCTCAGTATTTTTCGGCTGACCTGGAGAACTCTTTACGTCATTGTCACAGCTGTTGTCGCCATGATCTTCCCTTTCTTCAATGATTTCTTGGGTCTGATAGGAGCTATATCATTCTGGCCGCTGACTGTGTTTTTACCCGTGGAGATGTACATCGTGAGAGCAAAAATTCCAAGGTTCTCTTCGACGTGGAATTGGCTCAAGATCCTGAGCACGATCTGTCTGTTAGTGTCACTGATGGCCGCCTGTGGGTCTGTTCGAGGACTTATTCAGAGCGTTCAACATTATCAACCTTTCAAAAGCTCCTGA